Part of the Myxococcaceae bacterium genome, AATCTGAATCTTGGCGAAATTTTTGATCCCAGAAAGATCTTCGCTGTTGTAAGAACCCGAAATGCGCAAAGTATCGATACCACGTCCATCCAAAGCAAGATTTTTCAGGTCGGAAAAAGCATAGCGTAGAGTGGCTGCCACCTTCACACTCGGTGTGTCGCTACCGCCGTTGTCCGTCGCACTCTGTTGAGAAGTGGACCCGCTGTTGTCATCACTGCAAGAGATTGCCCCTATCAAGAGGGCACTTAAAGCCACCGATGTCAGCGACCTCTTCTTCAAATTCCTCATATGTAGCCTCCGTTGAAGGGGAAATCCCTTCCAAGTACTAAAAACTCTAACTCAAAGTGAATTCGAGATTCAAGCAACAGAACGGATTTCTTCTACGGCTCTCGGAGAAAAGTTAAATATTGCTTTAATTTCAAGCGGTTGCTCGATCTTTGCAGACCCTTTTAGATCAAAAACTCGATCTATCGAAACCTGAGGGCTGCCGTTTTAGTCCCGCCCATTGGAGACTTTAAGCCGATGCCGACTATTGGTGAGCTTTGATGTATTCGATCGCATCTTTGACGGTCGTCATTTTTTCAGCCTCTTCGTCTGGAATCTCGGTTTCAAACTCTTCTTCCAGAGCCATAATCAGTTCAACAATATCCAACGAATCTGCTCCTAAATCTTCAATGAAACGAGCCTCTGGTTTCACTTCATCCTCCGATATACCCAGCTGATCGGCAATAATCGCTTTAATACGTCCTTCGATATCCATGATTTTGCACTCTCCTTGCACCTCACCCGACGTAACACGAGTATGCCCATCCGTCGAGTTGCTTCGTGGCTCGTCAGGGCAATCGCAAAGTCAAATGTTTCGGGATGGATCTTCCCTCTTCTGTTGAAAGAGACTTCATGAACTGCGTTCACCACAATGAATGAAAATAGGCGTTCAGCTTGGATGACTGTTTGGATAGACAGGCTAGCCAACCTGAGCTGAGGCCGCTGGGTGACTTCGAGAAAGAGCTATTATAGAAGGTTTCATCCATTCGTTGCATGACTCGCCACGGGTTATTTTTAGATTCCTGGCTTTCTTACGATTCGCTTGAATAATAAGCTGCGCAATCTCAAGCGACTCCTCTCGCAAGCGAGCGCCAATTCCATATTTATGATAACGCGGAAACGCACGAACCACGTTGTCCACACGCACCATCAAATCCATCGCAGATCGGTAAATCGGAAGTCGTTCGTAATAGCTTGTCTCCATCCAGGTGCCTTCTGTTTCCTTTTTAAAATGTCAAAGTGTCAAAATGTCAGCGCTCAACTCAAACAGCGAACGTTGTAGGTGTACGCCGTAATGCGGTTGTACACGTAGCCGTAGGCGAAACGGACAGTCCATCCGTCAGTTGGACCACCCGCCACCGGCGACGATGACCAAAAATAAGTCGCTGGCTCGCCAGAAAACGCGGTGCTGTCCATCATGAGCACCCCATTGTTCTGGCTATAATCCACCAGCGTTTGCAATTCCCGGACTGTCGGCAAACGCCACCTTCCGGCTCCAGAGCCTCCCAGGCTTAGGTTATTGCAATAGGTCATAGCGTCCGCTTGAGTGTACGTTGTGGTAGGCGCTACCTTTTGCCAAACCAGCCCGGTCACCTTGTCGGTCACCGTACCCACGCTCGTTCCGCTGCCTATCGTATACCGAGAGCTGAGAGGCGCTGCATAGCAAGAACGCACACAACGAACCGCGCTGCTCGTCGAGTCGGATGGGTAGTAAGAAACAGGTGGATTGAATGAGCTTTGCACATACCAAGAAGAGCCACTATTTCCGATATCCGGCGAGCCTGACCAAAAGTCTGAAGCGGGCGCTCCGGGAAAGGCCGTGGTATCTAAGCAAGGAGCGGTGGAATTCGTGTAATCGATCAAAGTCCCCAACTCCACGATGTTCGGCGCTCTCCAGTCTGTATAAGCCCCGGTATTTCGGCTCGAGCAATAACTCGCAACTGATGCAAAAATCATCGGTGTCGTGCCAGCGACTTGCTCCCACTGCATACTCGTCAGTGCATCACTCACGACTCCGTTTGAAATCGTATACCGACCCGTTTGATTCACCGCATCGCTATAGATACCGGTGCTGTGATTCCAGGCAGCTAAGAGACCGTTCAATAGCTGCACCGTGCCCGAAGAACAAGCAAAGGGAGGGCTCGCGTTTGCTTCTTGGCTCGAGGTAATGGTATGGCTCATGCTTGCTTCTTGGCTCGAAGCAAGACTCGCTGTCAACGTCGATTTCGGCAGAATACGATAATGCGCTTGAAGCATTTGAGCCTGCGACCACCCTACCACCATACGCGTTTGCAAAAGGTGGTAATGCCTCAGGGCCAGCTGATCTGCGATCGCCAGTTCCGCAAAGGATCCACAATCGCTGCTCAAGGCCGATGCCGGCTCAAAACCTGGCCAGCAGTCCACGCGCTCGACTTCTACATCGAAAAACACCGAACAATTAAGCTCAAAGGGCATGCGGTACCCGGAACTCGATTTGACTTGATCCGCAGTCCGATTCAGAACCGCTCGAACGGCTGCTTGACTCTGATTATCCGTCGAAAGATTTTGGAAATACGCATGGAAATGGTCCCCAAAATCCGTGCTAATCGAAAACTGAGCCAAGACGCTGAAAGAAAAACAAAGCATCCAAGCGAATTTCAACATTCTATCCTCATTCGAACGCCTGAGCAGCTTATGCAAGAGGTTTCCGAGCCTCTATCTAATACGCCAACTGGCGACTTTTCACAAAGCTTGTGCACATCGGATACTCTAAAGCCACCCAACGTTTTGATGTCGAGCCACACATTCATTTTGCCCAAAGTGGGCTCGAAAGGCAATCGCATCCACGCGCTTACGCTTATGCCTACCACAGGCTAAGGCCGCGCGATGAACACTCTCCCAACTGAGCCACGCTTTTTTCATCCCTGATGTTCTCCCATCTAAAGCGCTCAACTCACACAGCGAACGATGCCGTAGCCCGCCGTACCGGAGTAGGTCATGTAGCCGACGCCGAAAGAGACACCCCAACCACCAGTAGGAATACCCGCCACCGGTGACGATGACCAGAACCAATTCGCTGGCTCGCCCGAAAACGCGGTGCTGTCCATCATGAGCGCCCTACTGTTCTGGCTGTAATCTACCAGCGTTTGCAATTCCCGGACTGTCGGCAAACGCCACCTTCCGGCTCCAGAACCCCCCAGGCTTAGGTTATTACAATAGGTCATAGCCCCCGATTGACTATAAGACCCATCACCATTCGGACCACCGCTCGTAGGCGCCACCTTCTGCCAAACCAGCTCGGTCACCTTGTCGATCACCGTACCCGCAGTCGTTCCGCTGCCTATCGTATACCGAGAGCTGGGAGGTGCTGTATAGCTAGAACGCACACAACGAACCGCGCTGCTCGTCGAGTTGGATTGGAAGCTAGACTCAGGTA contains:
- the acpP gene encoding acyl carrier protein, translating into MMDIEGRIKAIIADQLGISEDEVKPEARFIEDLGADSLDIVELIMALEEEFETEIPDEEAEKMTTVKDAIEYIKAHQ
- a CDS encoding four helix bundle protein, translating into METSYYERLPIYRSAMDLMVRVDNVVRAFPRYHKYGIGARLREESLEIAQLIIQANRKKARNLKITRGESCNEWMKPSIIALSRSHPAASAQVG
- a CDS encoding DUF1566 domain-containing protein, with amino-acid sequence MLKFAWMLCFSFSVLAQFSISTDFGDHFHAYFQNLSTDNQSQAAVRAVLNRTADQVKSSSGYRMPFELNCSVFFDVEVERVDCWPGFEPASALSSDCGSFAELAIADQLALRHYHLLQTRMVVGWSQAQMLQAHYRILPKSTLTASLASSQEASMSHTITSSQEANASPPFACSSGTVQLLNGLLAAWNHSTGIYSDAVNQTGRYTISNGVVSDALTSMQWEQVAGTTPMIFASVASYCSSRNTGAYTDWRAPNIVELGTLIDYTNSTAPCLDTTAFPGAPASDFWSGSPDIGNSGSSWYVQSSFNPPVSYYPSDSTSSAVRCVRSCYAAPLSSRYTIGSGTSVGTVTDKVTGLVWQKVAPTTTYTQADAMTYCNNLSLGGSGAGRWRLPTVRELQTLVDYSQNNGVLMMDSTAFSGEPATYFWSSSPVAGGPTDGWTVRFAYGYVYNRITAYTYNVRCLS